One window of Salegentibacter sp. Hel_I_6 genomic DNA carries:
- a CDS encoding ATP-binding protein: MEKTEHRLFKLHQKFTDNKDSKGIGLYLVKSYMNSLGGDIEVRSKNGVGTAFILNFKD; this comes from the coding sequence ATGGAAAAAACTGAGCACAGGCTATTTAAATTGCACCAGAAGTTTACAGATAATAAGGACAGCAAAGGTATTGGCCTATATCTGGTAAAGAGTTATATGAATAGCTTAGGAGGTGATATTGAGGTTAGGAGCAAAAACGGCGTTGGCACTGCTTTTATCTTAAATTTTAAAGATTGA
- a CDS encoding PLP-dependent transferase — protein sequence MKEAKVLNYIEDILENTPEDWLKLTTHRLDIYNEKLAKTEFLEQFEKLYAANNSETAALKELPTAFDYIRLGHPLSSVLEWAIARLNGVKPENVISFSSGTIPVLAILRKNLFDKKNTRISYTGELPDYFDAETLKRVYAYNFELNPVENAEEVTDFDGSSVFISQSKEIETANFSDNIDFFINVDPKLGSILLVNGKQNETYISAIQHVRRRETIAMTPADSFSALKQLIGKPVASEENNIEAHKASVVASIKKITGTSTKALLGSCGLSIQYAIMMGLIDDALEKYPGKPIKIVVPPNCYGGTNDQARRVADCLDNVEIVDLPVDGDNDMVQSTNLVLEQVAKEDAVPLIIAEIPTNPRVEVPDLEKLRAVLSESRKTATGETAIDPVFILDQTFCPNVQFLAEDGILSQIRTISYVSGSKFPSGGKCTAGYCVANKNAEDLLGKIEKHLILCDNEATDLQVEILAKQLPSMNQRIADAYVNTRSFVNFIKETLPEAKINFVSEELAQQGFTPSVFSLDLPTKGNTDEERETYKRALNQKLINMMISEIPNESKYCVSYGQLKGCYWTIPATSTQGTTKEDDKDYIARVSVSPDLDLKLHKKVFSDFVEQI from the coding sequence GCGCTTAAGGAATTACCTACCGCTTTCGACTATATTCGGTTGGGCCATCCTTTATCCTCAGTATTGGAATGGGCTATTGCCAGGTTAAATGGAGTAAAGCCAGAAAATGTAATTAGTTTTTCATCAGGAACAATTCCTGTGTTGGCGATTCTAAGAAAAAATTTATTCGATAAGAAAAATACCCGAATTTCATATACCGGCGAATTACCAGATTATTTTGATGCGGAAACGCTAAAGCGTGTTTACGCTTATAATTTTGAATTAAACCCGGTAGAGAATGCTGAAGAGGTTACTGATTTTGATGGTAGTAGCGTTTTTATTTCACAATCGAAGGAGATCGAGACAGCGAATTTTTCCGATAATATTGACTTTTTTATAAATGTTGATCCAAAACTGGGAAGCATTCTATTAGTCAATGGGAAACAAAACGAAACTTATATCTCAGCAATTCAGCACGTGCGAAGAAGGGAAACCATTGCGATGACCCCGGCAGATTCTTTTTCTGCTTTAAAGCAATTAATAGGAAAACCTGTTGCTTCCGAAGAAAATAATATTGAAGCTCATAAAGCCAGTGTAGTAGCATCTATTAAAAAAATTACCGGTACTTCTACAAAAGCACTGCTTGGTTCTTGCGGGCTGTCTATTCAATATGCCATTATGATGGGACTAATAGACGATGCGCTGGAAAAATATCCCGGTAAACCTATTAAAATAGTTGTGCCTCCTAATTGCTATGGCGGAACCAACGACCAGGCCAGACGAGTGGCTGATTGCCTGGATAATGTGGAGATAGTAGATTTACCCGTTGATGGGGATAACGATATGGTACAAAGCACTAATTTGGTTTTGGAGCAGGTTGCTAAAGAAGACGCCGTGCCCCTTATTATTGCCGAAATCCCTACTAATCCAAGGGTAGAAGTCCCAGATCTTGAGAAATTAAGAGCTGTTTTAAGTGAAAGCCGAAAAACTGCCACCGGCGAAACTGCTATTGATCCTGTATTTATATTAGATCAAACCTTTTGCCCTAACGTACAATTCCTGGCTGAAGACGGTATACTTTCTCAAATTAGAACAATTTCATACGTTAGCGGCTCAAAATTTCCAAGTGGCGGAAAATGCACCGCCGGTTATTGTGTGGCCAATAAAAATGCAGAAGATTTATTAGGAAAAATAGAGAAACACCTGATCCTTTGCGATAACGAGGCAACAGATTTGCAGGTTGAAATCCTGGCAAAGCAATTACCTTCTATGAACCAAAGAATTGCCGATGCCTACGTGAACACACGCTCATTTGTAAATTTCATCAAAGAAACTTTACCAGAGGCGAAAATTAATTTTGTTTCAGAAGAATTAGCGCAGCAAGGCTTTACCCCTTCTGTATTTTCATTAGATCTTCCTACCAAAGGAAATACCGATGAAGAAAGGGAGACCTATAAACGAGCATTAAATCAAAAACTAATTAATATGATGATTAGTGAGATCCCAAATGAAAGTAAGTATTGTGTGAGTTATGGTCAATTAAAAGGATGTTACTGGACGATCCCCGCAACCTCTACCCAGGGCACAACCAAAGAAGATGACAAGGACTATATTGCCAGGGTATCTGTATCTCCAGATTTAGACCTCAAACTCCATAAAAAAGTCTTTTCAGATTTTGTTGAGCAAATTTGA
- a CDS encoding PAS domain S-box protein: MDIKSIESEFDLEPFFSLSHDYLYIAGFDGYFRKINPAFVKLMGYTREELFSNPISNFVYPEDKKNTAETRAKILKGVPLLHFQNRYLTKSGEIVWLTWTSIPVPDKELIYAISKNITHLKKLEEDRHFRIRDLTSKNSGLTQLSYTTAHDLRSPVNNLISLVNLLDRSKIQDDETLLYLELLEKSVYKLKRTLNEQVDHLQENRFLKPYCESVNLKEVIQNIVDSLHSLIQETETCFEIDFSSVEFLKVNKFYLHSIFLNLITNSIKYAKPGIPPLISISSKKK, translated from the coding sequence ATGGATATAAAAAGTATTGAAAGCGAGTTCGACCTGGAACCCTTCTTTTCCCTATCTCACGATTATTTGTATATTGCGGGTTTTGATGGATACTTCAGAAAAATAAATCCAGCCTTCGTAAAATTAATGGGATATACCCGTGAAGAACTATTTTCGAATCCCATTAGTAATTTTGTTTATCCTGAGGATAAGAAGAATACGGCCGAAACCCGGGCAAAGATTTTGAAAGGAGTACCTTTGTTGCATTTTCAAAACCGTTATCTCACGAAATCAGGCGAAATTGTTTGGCTCACCTGGACTTCTATTCCGGTACCCGATAAAGAATTAATCTACGCTATTTCCAAGAACATTACCCATCTTAAAAAGCTGGAAGAAGATCGTCACTTCCGAATAAGAGACCTTACTTCAAAAAATTCAGGACTTACACAATTAAGTTATACTACGGCTCACGATTTAAGGTCTCCGGTAAACAACTTGATTTCGCTTGTTAATTTACTAGACCGCTCCAAAATTCAGGATGATGAAACCTTGCTATATCTGGAGTTATTAGAAAAATCAGTTTATAAATTAAAGAGGACTTTAAACGAGCAGGTTGATCATCTTCAGGAAAACCGTTTTCTAAAACCCTATTGCGAATCGGTGAATTTAAAAGAAGTGATTCAAAACATTGTAGATTCCTTACATTCTCTAATTCAAGAAACCGAGACCTGCTTTGAAATTGATTTTTCTTCAGTTGAATTCCTTAAGGTTAATAAATTTTACTTGCATAGCATCTTCCTTAATCTTATCACCAATTCCATAAAATATGCTAAACCGGGAATTCCACCTCTAATCTCCATTAGTTCGAAAAAAAAATGA
- a CDS encoding transposase gives MFSKQEALDPYIDLLKILLPELLITHFDLTGHQTEGGILHLHFEEKPEIPKEFSSQMVIAHGFHKEITIQDFPVRGKKVFLHIKRRRWLNKQSKQVIQRDWNLVAQGTRMTVEFAAFLKVLSQY, from the coding sequence TTGTTTTCTAAACAGGAAGCATTGGATCCATATATAGACCTACTCAAGATATTATTACCAGAATTATTAATCACCCATTTTGATCTTACCGGTCATCAAACAGAAGGAGGTATATTACACCTACATTTTGAAGAGAAGCCGGAGATTCCTAAAGAGTTCTCCTCCCAGATGGTCATAGCACACGGGTTCCATAAGGAAATAACAATCCAGGATTTTCCTGTACGTGGTAAAAAGGTATTCCTGCATATAAAACGCCGTCGGTGGCTCAATAAACAAAGCAAACAGGTTATTCAGCGTGACTGGAACTTAGTAGCACAGGGAACCCGTATGACCGTCGAGTTCGCTGCTTTTTTAAAAGTACTTAGTCAGTACTAA